The following proteins are co-located in the Clostridiales bacterium genome:
- a CDS encoding FAD-dependent oxidoreductase, with protein MNQKKQYSGKELYSNLFSPIRIGNIRLKNRIIAAPTSPSMITTEGHMTQEMTAYLEEKALGGAAVVTYGEAIVHSATGQSHAKQLQLDAFGVRTSLVNTTRAIHNAGAYANIQLSHGGKYGGISSIGGEVASAKTAYGPSEEVSDKGEVIQEMPKELIYEIIESYQKGARLCKDCGFDMVQVHAAHGWLFSQFLSPVQNRRNDEFGGSLENRARFLMLALDAVREGVGPGFPIEIRLSGDDFSLSGLSQKDCVEVAVMIDSKVDLINVSCGNHEDSDLFCRTHPSAFFPRGCNVYLAAEIKKHVKTPVACVGGLNDPAQMESIIASGQADLVEVARALLADPNLPKKALAGNAEDITPCLRCYECFGETIKGESVKCTVNPVMGQQMAAKLPEKAPEWKKRILIAGGGPAGMEAAIVAAERGHTVALVEKSEKLGGNLHAAGASFFKKDIIDFCNVMQKRVEKAGVNIVLNTEVTPEYIRDFNPEALFVAIGSREIVPPVKGIDLPLVVMAADAELHPEKLGKRIVIIGGGLVGCEAGVSFGKEGKEIKIVEMKADLISDYNFFYKGALLPELKKYAEVYLKTTVKEITPEGVVCENQEGCFVLEADTVVCAAGYKAPYDAVDRLCETVDEYYIVGDCRNAGQIYQAVSTAYYAAKSV; from the coding sequence ATGAATCAGAAAAAACAGTATTCAGGCAAGGAACTTTACAGCAATCTGTTTTCTCCCATCAGAATCGGGAACATCAGATTGAAAAATAGAATCATAGCGGCGCCCACTAGTCCGAGCATGATAACAACAGAAGGACATATGACACAGGAGATGACGGCATATCTCGAAGAAAAGGCATTGGGAGGGGCTGCGGTCGTCACCTATGGGGAAGCCATTGTCCATTCTGCCACTGGGCAGTCTCATGCCAAACAGCTTCAGCTGGACGCCTTTGGGGTAAGGACTTCGCTGGTAAACACGACCAGAGCGATTCATAATGCAGGTGCTTATGCAAATATCCAGCTCTCCCACGGCGGTAAATACGGCGGAATCTCCAGTATCGGAGGCGAAGTTGCAAGTGCAAAAACCGCATACGGACCATCTGAAGAGGTGTCCGATAAGGGTGAAGTCATACAAGAGATGCCTAAAGAATTGATCTACGAAATTATAGAATCCTATCAGAAAGGTGCAAGGCTTTGCAAGGACTGCGGGTTTGACATGGTTCAGGTTCATGCGGCACATGGCTGGCTGTTCTCTCAATTTTTATCACCGGTTCAAAACCGCAGAAACGATGAGTTCGGCGGAAGCCTGGAAAACAGAGCGAGGTTTTTGATGCTTGCGCTTGATGCTGTCAGAGAAGGTGTCGGACCTGGTTTCCCAATCGAGATCAGGCTTTCCGGTGATGATTTCAGTTTATCGGGACTGAGTCAGAAGGACTGTGTCGAGGTAGCTGTCATGATTGATTCCAAGGTGGATCTGATCAATGTATCCTGTGGAAATCACGAGGACTCAGATCTGTTCTGCAGAACCCATCCTTCAGCATTCTTTCCTCGCGGCTGCAATGTTTATCTTGCAGCGGAAATCAAAAAACATGTGAAGACCCCGGTTGCCTGTGTGGGCGGTCTGAACGATCCCGCACAGATGGAATCCATCATAGCGTCAGGGCAGGCGGATCTGGTGGAAGTGGCACGTGCGCTGCTGGCGGATCCAAACCTTCCGAAAAAAGCACTGGCTGGAAATGCAGAGGATATCACCCCATGTCTGAGGTGCTATGAGTGCTTTGGAGAGACCATAAAAGGAGAATCCGTGAAATGCACGGTAAACCCGGTTATGGGACAGCAGATGGCTGCCAAACTGCCTGAAAAGGCGCCGGAATGGAAGAAGCGTATTCTCATTGCAGGGGGAGGCCCTGCGGGAATGGAAGCCGCTATCGTAGCGGCAGAGCGGGGACATACCGTGGCGCTGGTGGAAAAGAGCGAAAAGCTGGGCGGAAATCTTCACGCCGCAGGCGCATCCTTTTTTAAGAAAGATATCATTGACTTTTGCAACGTTATGCAAAAGAGAGTTGAGAAAGCAGGGGTTAACATTGTCCTGAATACGGAAGTGACCCCCGAATATATCAGAGACTTTAACCCAGAGGCACTGTTCGTTGCCATCGGATCAAGAGAAATCGTACCTCCGGTAAAGGGAATCGATCTTCCCCTCGTGGTAATGGCAGCAGATGCGGAACTGCATCCTGAGAAACTAGGAAAACGAATTGTTATCATCGGAGGCGGTCTTGTGGGCTGTGAAGCCGGAGTCTCTTTTGGAAAAGAAGGAAAAGAGATTAAGATCGTTGAGATGAAAGCGGATTTGATCAGCGATTACAATTTCTTCTATAAAGGCGCGCTGCTGCCTGAGCTTAAAAAATATGCAGAGGTATATTTGAAAACCACCGTAAAGGAAATCACTCCCGAAGGGGTGGTTTGCGAGAATCAGGAAGGTTGTTTCGTCCTGGAAGCGGATACGGTGGTTTGCGCCGCGGGCTATAAAGCACCCTATGACGCTGTTGACAGGCTCTGTGAAACCGTTGATGAATATTATATCGTTGGCGACTGCAGAAATGCAGGCCAGATTTATCAGGCCGTCAGCACCGCCTACTATGCGGCAAAGTCGGTATAG
- a CDS encoding class II aldolase/adducin family protein, whose amino-acid sequence MKYEKIRKQVLDAILEAVEMGLIKGTSGNIAVRDEVEDVIAITPSSIAYKTMKAEDIAIVDLNGKWIDGPYKPSSETPMHTAVLRARKDIKATVHTHGMFATIMAMDEEALQPTTPPQAEFAPVEIVPFIMPGSDDLADSVVSTLGVDGRAVMLKNHGMFCCGKTIKDAMAATIYTEEMATTAYYAKVLGNFKPLPEAAIVKMKELIAADKAV is encoded by the coding sequence ATGAAATATGAAAAAATCAGAAAACAAGTGTTAGATGCTATTTTAGAAGCTGTGGAGATGGGACTAATCAAAGGAACATCAGGAAATATCGCGGTAAGGGATGAGGTTGAAGATGTCATCGCCATTACACCCAGCAGCATTGCCTATAAGACGATGAAAGCTGAAGATATCGCAATTGTTGATCTCAATGGAAAGTGGATTGACGGGCCGTATAAGCCTTCCTCTGAAACACCGATGCATACAGCAGTACTGAGAGCCAGAAAGGATATCAAAGCAACCGTACATACCCATGGCATGTTTGCTACGATTATGGCCATGGATGAAGAGGCGCTGCAGCCTACAACTCCGCCCCAGGCAGAGTTTGCACCCGTTGAGATTGTACCGTTCATCATGCCCGGAAGTGATGACCTGGCAGACAGCGTTGTATCAACCCTTGGTGTGGACGGAAGGGCTGTCATGCTGAAAAACCACGGTATGTTTTGCTGCGGAAAGACCATCAAGGATGCGATGGCAGCCACCATATATACGGAAGAAATGGCTACAACTGCATACTATGCAAAAGTTCTTGGAAACTTTAAGCCACTGCCGGAGGCCGCAATTGTGAAAATGAAAGAGCTGATTGCTGCAGATAAAGCAGTTTAG
- a CDS encoding zinc-binding dehydrogenase has protein sequence MKAAMMYGPNDIQVEMVERPSCPKDGLVLKIMAVGLCGSDIRNLTSDSRKGNYPFIYGHEIVGIVDEVGAAQSKYQIGDRLFLFPGTYCMECDDCISGHSENCTNVEKDLAGTGGFAQYVAISGRKIQLGGIYLIPEDVSFEAASLGEPLTSVYACLENIQVGYGDTLVIIGAGPIGCFMAQLAKLRGVQTVIMVDINEKRLEMSREFGVDHLVNSAEKDPIEAVNQLTGGLGADKVISANPSNTAQAQSIFMVKKGGIVVFFGGVPKGSLTEIDTNYIHYSNIWIKGHFGASYIQSKRAYELAIDKNFPSHKFITHTLPLDQINDGIELTRSGEAIKVVLLPQE, from the coding sequence ATGAAAGCTGCCATGATGTATGGCCCAAACGATATACAGGTGGAGATGGTGGAGAGACCCAGCTGCCCAAAAGATGGTCTTGTTTTGAAAATTATGGCTGTCGGCCTTTGCGGATCGGATATCAGAAATCTGACCAGTGACTCAAGAAAGGGCAACTACCCATTTATATATGGTCATGAAATTGTAGGAATTGTAGACGAAGTTGGAGCAGCCCAGAGTAAATATCAGATCGGAGATCGCCTCTTCTTATTCCCCGGAACCTACTGCATGGAATGCGACGACTGTATCAGCGGGCACAGTGAAAATTGCACAAATGTTGAGAAAGATCTGGCAGGAACTGGCGGGTTTGCTCAGTATGTGGCCATTTCCGGCCGCAAAATTCAGCTGGGCGGTATCTATCTTATCCCGGAAGATGTTAGCTTTGAGGCAGCAAGCCTGGGAGAACCGCTGACCTCGGTGTATGCCTGCTTAGAAAACATACAAGTAGGCTATGGGGATACCCTTGTAATTATCGGCGCCGGTCCCATCGGCTGCTTTATGGCACAGCTGGCCAAACTTAGGGGCGTCCAAACTGTGATTATGGTTGATATCAATGAGAAGCGTCTTGAGATGTCACGAGAATTTGGTGTGGATCATCTGGTAAATAGTGCAGAGAAAGACCCCATTGAAGCGGTCAATCAGCTGACCGGCGGGTTGGGAGCGGACAAAGTAATTTCGGCCAATCCATCCAATACGGCGCAGGCACAAAGCATCTTTATGGTTAAGAAGGGCGGAATTGTTGTCTTCTTTGGCGGCGTTCCCAAAGGTTCGCTGACTGAAATTGACACCAACTATATCCACTATAGTAATATTTGGATCAAGGGACATTTCGGAGCATCCTATATCCAGTCAAAAAGAGCATATGAATTAGCAATTGATAAAAACTTCCCCAGCCATAAGTTCATCACCCATACGCTTCCCCTTGATCAAATCAATGACGGCATTGAGCTGACAAGAAGCGGCGAGGCCATCAAGGTGGTCCTGCTTCCCCAAGAATAA
- a CDS encoding iron-containing alcohol dehydrogenase: MSYQFFVQSDITFGLNSVEKLPEILISYGAKQVMVIYDEGVKLAGISEKVLAEVHKAGVSVTVYDKVLPNPSNELVEEAAELARASGIDVFVAVGGGSSIDLAKAVNVLMTNPSPIGQYGGIGNVKHPVLPLVAIPTTAGTSSEITNVVALTDTKAVCKYVIIDNKITATNVIIDPAFTRTMPRSVTAATGMDAITHAVESFISNMATPLTEYHSLKGLQVLYQNLPLAVENGENMEAREQMMLGCIIAGFGFSNANLGLVHGIAHTLSAHFHLAHGMANATVLPYVMEFNAQSCPEKMIEMAKAIGLIVSGNAEEDKYVFAKELGRMTAALGIKKLSEQGIQEKDLEMLAGEVLKEPVLNFNPRQNITKEQILQILRKAL, translated from the coding sequence ATGAGTTATCAATTTTTTGTGCAAAGTGATATAACGTTTGGACTGAATTCTGTGGAAAAGCTGCCAGAGATTCTTATATCTTACGGAGCGAAGCAGGTTATGGTCATTTATGATGAAGGCGTTAAACTGGCAGGAATCTCAGAAAAGGTTCTAGCAGAGGTTCATAAGGCTGGCGTAAGCGTCACCGTCTACGATAAGGTTCTGCCCAATCCATCCAATGAGCTTGTTGAGGAAGCCGCAGAGCTGGCAAGGGCAAGCGGCATTGATGTATTTGTTGCGGTAGGAGGAGGCAGCAGCATTGACCTTGCCAAGGCGGTGAACGTGCTGATGACAAATCCATCTCCCATCGGGCAGTACGGCGGAATCGGCAACGTGAAGCATCCGGTGCTTCCGCTGGTGGCCATACCCACAACCGCAGGAACCTCAAGTGAAATCACCAACGTAGTGGCGTTGACCGATACAAAAGCGGTGTGCAAATACGTGATCATCGACAATAAAATAACAGCCACCAATGTGATCATTGATCCCGCTTTCACAAGAACTATGCCAAGATCAGTAACGGCAGCCACAGGCATGGATGCCATTACTCATGCAGTTGAAAGCTTTATTTCCAACATGGCAACACCTTTAACGGAGTACCATTCTCTGAAAGGACTGCAGGTTCTGTATCAAAATCTGCCGCTGGCGGTAGAGAACGGTGAGAACATGGAAGCGAGAGAACAGATGATGCTGGGCTGTATCATCGCGGGATTTGGCTTCTCCAATGCGAATTTGGGCCTTGTCCACGGCATCGCCCATACGCTGAGTGCACATTTTCATCTGGCCCATGGGATGGCCAACGCTACGGTTCTGCCCTATGTAATGGAATTCAATGCACAGAGCTGCCCGGAGAAGATGATTGAAATGGCAAAGGCCATCGGCCTTATTGTGTCTGGAAATGCAGAAGAAGACAAATATGTTTTCGCAAAGGAACTGGGGAGAATGACAGCCGCTTTGGGCATTAAAAAATTGTCCGAGCAGGGAATTCAGGAAAAAGATCTGGAAATGCTTGCAGGAGAAGTTCTGAAGGAGCCGGTGCTCAACTTCAATCCAAGGCAAAACATTACAAAGGAACAGATTCTCCAGATTCTCAGAAAAGCACTTTAA
- a CDS encoding carbohydrate kinase, translating into MKIAENYLLGIDLGTTNVKAIIMDENGTVVASSSKGNELIFPGPGMAEQNPGHWWENTAEIIRTIAMQVGPDIVKKVRGICVSSHIVSMLPVDKDGNPLRNAMIWMDHRSDRELQYILDEIGFSKFVSIVGAQPDVAFLPNKILWLKRNEPELFEKTACILQASSYINYKLTGQMIMDIDQASRCQCLNINTLQWSDEISQAIGADLKLLLPEVKATDEIIGHVTNEAAAETGLISGIPVVAGASDAMASMYATGLCKIGEAGESSGTTSLVFVGHTHPSATDIPVVTKPCAIAGMPYLFDAPINATGASLNWYLNTLGKEEKEAAALQGKNVFEYINELAAEVPAGSNGLMFFPYMMGERAPLWNSHSRGMFIGLSLDTQRSAMIRSIMEGTAFALRHVMNTIKESGAEAHCLRITGGGAKSRVWSQIKASMLNMPVYLMDEKSGDVPFGDAIIAGHAAGVFPDLTTSINKLVQIKEIIEPVDEWARIYDRMYPLYLDMYRHLDADLMQLKSIFTD; encoded by the coding sequence ATGAAAATCGCTGAGAATTATTTACTTGGGATCGATCTGGGTACGACAAATGTGAAAGCAATCATTATGGATGAGAACGGTACCGTCGTCGCCTCCTCTTCAAAAGGAAATGAATTGATTTTTCCAGGACCGGGTATGGCCGAACAGAATCCGGGGCACTGGTGGGAGAATACAGCTGAAATCATCAGAACAATTGCCATGCAAGTTGGGCCGGATATCGTGAAGAAGGTTCGCGGTATTTGTGTCAGCTCACACATTGTCTCCATGCTGCCCGTTGACAAAGACGGCAATCCACTCCGCAATGCTATGATCTGGATGGATCATCGTTCTGACAGGGAATTGCAGTACATTCTGGATGAAATCGGATTCTCCAAATTTGTATCCATTGTAGGCGCTCAGCCTGATGTGGCCTTCCTGCCGAATAAAATACTCTGGTTGAAACGGAATGAACCTGAGCTCTTCGAAAAGACTGCCTGCATCCTTCAGGCAAGCTCTTACATTAATTACAAGCTGACAGGGCAGATGATCATGGACATCGATCAGGCCTCCAGATGTCAGTGTCTTAATATCAATACGCTGCAATGGTCCGATGAAATCTCCCAGGCCATCGGCGCTGATCTGAAGCTTCTGCTGCCAGAGGTAAAGGCAACGGATGAAATCATCGGCCATGTTACCAATGAGGCTGCGGCAGAAACAGGCCTGATCAGCGGGATTCCGGTGGTAGCAGGAGCCAGCGATGCCATGGCTTCCATGTATGCCACTGGGCTCTGCAAAATCGGCGAAGCGGGAGAGTCCTCCGGCACAACCTCGTTGGTCTTCGTGGGTCATACCCATCCAAGTGCAACGGATATCCCCGTTGTGACCAAGCCGTGTGCCATTGCGGGGATGCCTTACTTGTTTGACGCACCCATCAATGCCACCGGTGCCTCCCTCAATTGGTATCTCAATACGCTGGGCAAAGAGGAAAAGGAAGCTGCTGCACTGCAAGGGAAGAATGTCTTTGAATATATCAATGAGCTTGCAGCAGAAGTCCCTGCCGGAAGCAACGGTCTTATGTTCTTTCCCTATATGATGGGCGAACGGGCTCCGCTGTGGAACTCACATTCCAGAGGAATGTTTATCGGATTGTCCCTTGATACACAGCGCAGCGCAATGATCCGTTCCATTATGGAAGGAACCGCTTTTGCACTGCGTCATGTTATGAATACCATCAAAGAATCAGGTGCAGAGGCCCATTGCCTGCGCATTACGGGAGGAGGAGCCAAAAGCCGCGTCTGGTCTCAGATCAAAGCTTCCATGCTGAATATGCCGGTCTATCTTATGGATGAAAAATCCGGGGACGTTCCCTTCGGCGATGCCATCATCGCAGGTCATGCTGCAGGCGTATTCCCTGACCTTACAACAAGCATCAACAAGCTGGTACAGATCAAGGAGATCATTGAACCCGTCGATGAATGGGCCCGTATTTATGACAGGATGTATCCGCTCTATCTGGATATGTACCGCCATCTTGACGCAGACCTGATGCAGCTGAAAAGTATTTTTACAGATTGA
- a CDS encoding HTH domain-containing protein, which translates to MKPGFNFSIWSVIMETLTLHARQRKLLYILNYKHGIMTGKELSSQLGVSERTIRSDIAEINRLMKAYGTQINSLHGKGYCLEVADRLAFHHLFLEKENLQTKEDRIRYLILKLISENDWYDLGLLEDEMFISRTTLENDMKAVKNRFSDRKPHLALLRRGTHVKLEEDEIKKRNILIRLYCENWDYDSRDGIILKEDLINHEMLNQIRLVLKDVLRKYRIDLDDFGLIYMILAVAVSYSRVQSGFGIGSKMGGRTLGLSASGRPETEALLLASSGISAEAVRQIFEQLRQTWDLEPDVSEQRWITGILKQLCTQNFTDTKRGAVLEHTSATCEILVEQLLQELNAEYLLDFRLDDSFCKDMLLHVQALMNGMISVQLQSKHLTDKLRLQHPYLSCVAQYLCERLEQICELELGLEEENYLLPLLISGQKHDLEQKRGRGIQVAVASHMNSSLTGYFIGRLREVYGGRIDIKGPFPIYDRQRIDRAEPALVLTTAQMDAFRRFDVPVITVSPLIEAEDQKRINEHLKRIEDDLLYQKLSARQEAGLRELEWQRIDEKPDISELLSVLTNHIKASRGLELNPVADSYRHVVLKNNVVFFYIELGRDADLSMDGAICKNTFSWGHNRNLRGAILAVLPDKKQLGRVLVLAEELSDFEAISLR; encoded by the coding sequence ATGAAACCTGGTTTTAATTTTTCAATTTGGAGTGTCATTATGGAGACCTTGACGTTGCATGCAAGACAGCGGAAGCTGCTTTATATACTGAATTACAAGCACGGTATCATGACCGGAAAGGAACTTTCATCTCAGCTTGGGGTTTCGGAAAGAACCATCCGCAGCGACATCGCTGAGATTAATCGGTTGATGAAGGCTTATGGGACGCAGATCAACTCTCTTCACGGCAAGGGCTATTGTCTTGAAGTGGCAGACCGCCTAGCATTTCATCATCTGTTTCTGGAGAAGGAAAATCTGCAAACGAAGGAAGACCGAATAAGGTACCTGATTCTGAAGCTGATCAGTGAGAATGACTGGTATGATTTGGGTTTGCTTGAAGATGAAATGTTTATCAGCCGTACAACCCTCGAAAATGATATGAAAGCGGTGAAGAACCGCTTCTCAGACCGCAAGCCTCACTTGGCGCTGCTGCGGCGGGGAACGCATGTGAAGCTGGAAGAAGATGAAATCAAAAAAAGAAATATACTGATCCGGTTGTATTGTGAAAACTGGGATTACGATTCCCGGGACGGGATCATACTGAAGGAAGACTTGATCAATCATGAGATGCTGAACCAGATCCGGTTGGTTTTGAAAGATGTATTAAGGAAGTATCGCATAGACCTTGATGATTTCGGATTGATCTATATGATTCTTGCCGTGGCGGTATCTTATTCCAGAGTCCAGTCCGGTTTCGGAATCGGATCTAAAATGGGAGGAAGGACCTTAGGTCTTAGTGCTTCTGGCAGACCAGAGACTGAAGCTTTGCTCCTTGCATCATCAGGTATCTCCGCCGAGGCGGTTCGTCAGATCTTTGAACAATTACGTCAAACGTGGGATCTGGAGCCAGACGTATCAGAGCAGCGATGGATCACAGGAATTCTAAAGCAGCTGTGCACACAAAACTTTACGGATACCAAAAGGGGAGCGGTTTTGGAACATACCTCCGCAACCTGTGAGATTCTTGTAGAACAGCTGCTTCAGGAACTAAACGCTGAGTACCTGCTGGATTTTCGCCTGGATGATAGCTTCTGCAAGGATATGCTGCTGCATGTACAGGCGCTGATGAACGGAATGATTTCTGTCCAATTGCAAAGCAAGCATTTGACGGATAAATTAAGGCTGCAGCACCCTTATCTGAGCTGTGTGGCACAATACTTATGTGAACGGCTGGAGCAAATCTGCGAGTTAGAGCTTGGGCTGGAAGAGGAAAACTATCTTCTTCCGCTGTTGATTTCCGGGCAAAAACATGATTTGGAACAAAAGAGAGGGCGAGGAATTCAAGTGGCAGTGGCGAGTCACATGAATTCCAGTCTGACCGGCTATTTTATTGGAAGATTGCGGGAAGTCTACGGAGGTAGAATTGATATTAAGGGCCCATTTCCCATCTACGACAGGCAGCGAATCGACAGGGCAGAGCCGGCGCTGGTTCTGACCACCGCTCAAATGGATGCCTTCCGGAGGTTTGACGTGCCGGTGATCACCGTATCCCCTTTGATCGAAGCGGAAGATCAGAAAAGGATCAATGAACATTTAAAACGGATTGAGGATGATCTGCTGTATCAGAAGCTTTCCGCGCGTCAGGAAGCTGGCCTGAGGGAACTGGAATGGCAGAGGATCGACGAGAAACCTGATATCAGTGAGTTGCTGAGTGTGCTGACGAATCACATCAAGGCAAGCAGGGGTCTGGAGTTGAATCCTGTGGCGGACTCGTACCGCCATGTGGTTTTGAAGAACAATGTTGTGTTTTTCTATATAGAGCTGGGGCGGGATGCGGATTTGTCAATGGATGGGGCGATCTGTAAAAACACCTTTTCCTGGGGTCATAACAGAAATCTGCGAGGCGCTATTCTGGCTGTTTTGCCCGATAAAAAACAATTGGGGAGGGTGCTGGTGCTTGCAGAAGAGCTTTCTGATTTTGAGGCAATTTCCCTGCGCTGA
- a CDS encoding HTH domain-containing protein yields MEFNGLLLRQRKLIFYLYGKQDYVTAGDLSEFLKVSDRTVRSDVNDINHLFNQFNISVESQRGKGYRLIAGNEQIMHEIIRTNENFMTKEDRIRYLAIKLVRSDEKINVLDLEDEMFVSIATIERDVQEIKKRFVENPPYLILNREDGNIWFGEDEYKKRVLLNNLLSADWNYDAKDSQYYRNDYIDRATFEVVLNTVNKYFRIHNIQMNDSGLVSVIYSIAIAFKRLSEGHRLSEDLRIRRRHELRIKMLPNVLTAMNEILDHLEACLECGFDDGERYEIARLVLNNTLLDLGILTRENVTDYIDRSIIGAADLFLERIQTAFQLNLAEDDAFYFVLLLHIRALQNRMYTEQKLGTEEHQIRESCLFEYELALLFQNISLGCFDFCLNETELLHLAMLLSGAVRQSKHPVRVLIICHLSSSVKWVLKQKLQWYFNQEATVVDTISVYEKQKVKAENFDLILSTASKKIVTKMEVPFFEISPLLSDAELDSIRMFINKRREVTYHEAQDNPLRKLADRSLIYANADFSNKESALKFLVSRMAEQNCCDESYFDQVVMRDKVSPLAFKKGMVLAYSISPCEKTAMSFATIRHRFLWNDCKIRVLCLLTMRPEDYSQLGTLLKLFYQENSAIPVSEVKSEEQLIRYFHLD; encoded by the coding sequence ATGGAATTTAATGGATTGCTGCTCCGTCAGCGTAAACTGATCTTTTATTTATACGGAAAACAGGATTATGTTACGGCAGGGGACCTTTCAGAATTTTTAAAGGTTTCTGACCGAACGGTGAGGAGTGATGTCAACGATATCAATCATCTGTTCAACCAGTTTAACATTTCCGTAGAGTCCCAGAGGGGCAAAGGGTACCGGCTGATTGCAGGCAATGAACAAATCATGCATGAGATTATTAGGACCAACGAGAATTTTATGACAAAGGAGGATCGCATCCGGTATCTTGCCATAAAGCTGGTGCGGTCGGATGAAAAAATCAATGTACTTGACCTGGAAGATGAGATGTTTGTCAGCATCGCGACCATAGAACGGGATGTGCAGGAAATTAAAAAGCGCTTTGTGGAAAACCCCCCTTATCTTATTTTGAACCGTGAGGACGGAAATATCTGGTTTGGAGAGGATGAGTATAAAAAAAGAGTGCTGCTCAACAATCTGCTTTCCGCGGACTGGAATTACGATGCGAAAGATAGTCAGTATTACAGGAACGACTATATTGATAGAGCCACTTTTGAAGTGGTACTGAACACAGTGAACAAGTACTTCCGAATCCACAATATTCAAATGAATGATTCGGGGCTGGTCTCTGTGATCTATTCCATTGCCATTGCATTCAAACGGCTCAGTGAAGGCCATCGGCTCAGTGAAGACCTTCGGATCAGAAGAAGACACGAGCTGCGGATCAAGATGCTCCCAAACGTACTGACAGCCATGAATGAGATTCTGGATCACCTGGAAGCCTGTCTGGAGTGCGGTTTTGATGACGGCGAACGATATGAGATTGCACGGCTGGTGCTTAATAATACGCTTCTTGATCTTGGGATTTTGACGCGAGAAAATGTTACTGACTATATTGACAGAAGTATTATTGGTGCAGCAGATCTTTTTCTTGAAAGAATTCAAACGGCATTTCAGCTGAATCTTGCTGAGGATGATGCATTTTACTTTGTGCTGCTTCTGCATATCAGAGCACTGCAAAATCGAATGTATACAGAACAAAAACTCGGAACGGAGGAGCATCAGATCAGAGAAAGCTGTCTCTTTGAATATGAGCTGGCGCTTCTATTTCAGAATATTTCCCTCGGCTGCTTTGACTTCTGCCTCAATGAGACAGAGCTTCTGCATCTGGCTATGCTGCTGTCCGGTGCAGTAAGACAGAGCAAGCACCCGGTAAGGGTTTTGATTATCTGCCACCTGAGCAGCAGTGTAAAATGGGTATTGAAACAAAAGCTGCAGTGGTACTTTAATCAGGAAGCGACTGTTGTGGATACGATCTCTGTTTACGAAAAGCAGAAGGTCAAGGCAGAAAACTTTGATCTCATATTATCCACCGCAAGCAAAAAGATCGTTACGAAAATGGAGGTTCCTTTTTTTGAAATCTCACCGCTTCTGAGTGATGCAGAGCTGGATTCAATCCGAATGTTTATCAATAAGAGGCGAGAGGTGACCTACCATGAAGCACAGGATAACCCCCTCAGAAAACTGGCTGACCGAAGCTTAATCTATGCGAATGCAGATTTTTCAAATAAAGAAAGCGCACTGAAATTTCTTGTGAGCCGCATGGCAGAGCAAAACTGTTGTGATGAAAGCTACTTCGATCAGGTTGTAATGAGAGACAAAGTCTCACCTCTTGCATTCAAGAAAGGAATGGTTCTGGCGTACTCCATCAGTCCCTGCGAGAAAACGGCAATGTCATTTGCAACGATCCGCCATCGCTTTCTATGGAACGACTGTAAGATCAGAGTCCTGTGTCTGCTCACCATGAGACCGGAAGATTACAGCCAGCTCGGTACGCTGTTGAAGCTGTTTTATCAGGAAAACAGTGCCATACCCGTCTCTGAGGTGAAATCCGAGGAGCAGCTGATCCGGTATTTCCATCTGGACTAG